A window from Pseudomonas moraviensis encodes these proteins:
- a CDS encoding alpha/beta fold hydrolase — protein MSTFKTQDGTEIYYKDWGSGKPVLFSHGWPLDADMWEYQMEYLSSRGYRTIAFDRRGFGRSDQPWTGYDYDTFADDIAGLINHLDLRDVTLVGFSMGGGDVSRYIARHGSERVAGLVLLGAVTPLFGKKADFADGVDKSVFDGIKAGLLKDRAQFIADFNTPFYGINQGQKISDGVLTQTLNIALLASLKGTVDCVTAFSETDFRPDMAKIDVPTLVIHGDGDQIVPFEITGKQAAAQIKDAELKVYAGAPHGFAVTHAQALNEDLLAFLNR, from the coding sequence ATGAGCACCTTCAAGACCCAAGACGGCACCGAGATCTATTACAAGGACTGGGGCAGCGGCAAGCCCGTGCTGTTCAGCCACGGCTGGCCGCTGGATGCCGACATGTGGGAATACCAGATGGAATACCTGAGCAGTCGCGGCTACCGCACTATCGCGTTCGACCGCCGTGGTTTCGGTCGCTCGGATCAGCCGTGGACCGGCTACGACTACGACACCTTCGCTGATGACATCGCCGGCCTGATCAACCATCTGGATCTGCGCGACGTGACCCTGGTCGGCTTTTCCATGGGTGGCGGCGACGTCAGCCGTTACATCGCCCGGCATGGCAGCGAGCGCGTTGCCGGTCTGGTATTGCTGGGTGCGGTCACGCCGCTGTTCGGCAAGAAAGCCGACTTCGCCGATGGCGTCGACAAATCGGTATTCGACGGCATCAAGGCTGGCCTGCTGAAGGATCGCGCGCAGTTCATCGCTGACTTCAACACGCCGTTTTACGGCATCAATCAGGGCCAGAAAATCTCTGACGGCGTGCTCACGCAAACTCTGAACATTGCGCTGCTGGCGTCGCTCAAGGGCACAGTCGACTGCGTAACCGCGTTCTCGGAAACCGACTTCCGCCCGGACATGGCCAAGATCGACGTGCCGACTCTGGTGATCCATGGCGATGGCGACCAGATCGTGCCGTTCGAAATCACCGGCAAGCAGGCCGCCGCGCAAATCAAGGACGCTGAGTTGAAGGTCTACGCAGGTGCGCCGCACGGGTTTGCCGTGACCCATGCGCAGGCGTTGAATGAGGATCTGCTGGCGTTCCTCAACCGCTGA
- a CDS encoding DUF4291 family protein: protein MGTEDSMSEEEWLKLKKQTPVRIQWDPDRDEHLKAQISRAIQIGLSAKAVELYVNDMDPEHKRCHSTCS from the coding sequence ATGGGCACGGAAGATTCCATGAGTGAGGAAGAATGGCTAAAACTTAAAAAGCAGACACCTGTCCGAATTCAGTGGGACCCAGATCGAGACGAACATCTCAAAGCTCAGATAAGCCGTGCCATTCAGATAGGCCTGAGCGCAAAAGCCGTCGAGCTCTATGTCAACGACATGGATCCAGAACATAAGCGATGTCACTCCACTTGCTCATGA
- a CDS encoding DUF4291 family protein has protein sequence MKMVNQLASSNATPIRQIRGLYDANTIRVYQAYSDVIADAALSHGTFVSPPFKMERMTWIKPSFLWMMHRSGWGLKDTRQSRILAIDIS, from the coding sequence ATGAAAATGGTGAATCAGCTAGCGAGTTCAAATGCCACACCAATCCGCCAGATTCGCGGCTTATACGATGCGAACACCATCCGTGTTTACCAAGCTTATTCTGATGTCATTGCCGATGCCGCGCTAAGTCACGGCACCTTTGTTTCCCCGCCTTTCAAAATGGAACGGATGACATGGATAAAGCCATCCTTCCTGTGGATGATGCATCGGTCGGGATGGGGCTTGAAGGACACAAGACAGTCTCGAATTCTGGCCATCGATATTTCATGA
- a CDS encoding DUF637 domain-containing protein, with amino-acid sequence MFTMSPSRINVALSEAEAFEIKSGKWEQTTFRRHSKTCSVPVSFAASNTAPALTWTVGNVAVNAQDHLVAATSGGPRNLFIDAPAAVSDSTRAVDTFHRTPSMVQAVASTVDVKVPEGATGSGMASRGNDMKESIDTRPVTRVTGLPDTKAPSNPHKYLIETNPALTDIKSFMSSDYLLDKLGFDPDQSAKRLGDGLYEQRLIQQAVTARTGQAFLDGQTSNEGMFKYLMNNAIASKDALNLSVGVGLTSQEVAALTHDIVWLEEHEVNGEKVLVPVVYLAQANGRLGPTGALIAGNDVTLIAGENLDNVGTLKATNNLSATAGKDLVNSGSIEAGNHLDLLATNNIVNKAGGIITGKDVSLTTRTGDVINERTITSRDDQYGSVTQHKDYADNAARIEAVNDLTVKAAKDINVIGGVLKSGQDMTLNAGRDVNVASVQVNDSVSLGSRASASDVTQLGADIDAGRDFKADAKRDIHIIASEIDAKRDVSMKATENLVITSAADEEHSNSKNKNEKRQEDHVTQVMSGITAGGDVRLDAGKDLSVISSRVTAGDEAYLVAGDNLQILALQDTDYSLYDMKKKGGFGKLKMQHDEVTDNKYVGSEIKAGGDLTLKSGGDQLYQVAQLESGNNITLDSGGAITFEAVKDLHNESHTKTDNNAAWVSSKGKGNTDETLRQTQMIAKGNIVIKAVDGLKIDIKDVNQQSVSQTIDSMVKADPQLAWLKEAEARGDVDWRLVKEIHESFKYNNSGLGPASQMIIAIVMAAVVGPAALTAMSGMGTFWAASYAAVATGAATNAATSFINNGGNLGAVFKDVTSSDALAGYVISGVTAGLTAGYFDSILKTTTNPITGQVMTDLSSLEGIGRFAGNQLLQNTTSTVLGATFGQHANFGNALTGALLSTLNAAAFNAVGDFAAKQGWKDGSLEKIALHAVVGGLLTEAAGGDFKTGALAAGANEALVTQLATLVKNDSNLLSMSSQLVGIAAAAVSDGNLQEGATIAKDATNYNYLMHHEIVEMLDEQAKCASETCKAEVRERYANLDEQRNAELGSLCQKNLSACKQLSDQLLADQPKIRELAEQLRLSGDIGAAANVGWIITENNQTAQNTIIREIVVQRDGESAAFWADAAGVAADVAGGGKPGGSKGTTKTGIADNTESSLPNSPSTKGPSEDIPPATSAISRVGLKEDLAGQAGIPRDMIGNPSSVWGRSIDDIKQSLTMDGATATLSTKSKTSGNAQVYEISGSATGIKEIQYSPSTVDSVNKSTHIGEYYRITYSDNTSVKVVDPDTYRPQFKGPNEPIYDKDTLFMNPQGQEMLFNPATNKWVPK; translated from the coding sequence ATGTTTACGATGTCACCCAGCCGGATCAACGTCGCCTTATCGGAGGCTGAGGCATTTGAAATTAAATCGGGTAAATGGGAACAAACCACGTTTAGAAGGCACTCCAAAACGTGCTCTGTCCCCGTTTCCTTTGCAGCCAGCAACACCGCACCGGCTCTGACCTGGACAGTCGGTAATGTTGCGGTAAATGCCCAGGACCATCTGGTCGCAGCGACCAGTGGCGGGCCGCGCAACCTGTTCATCGATGCCCCGGCAGCGGTGTCTGACAGCACGCGCGCCGTTGACACTTTCCACCGCACCCCAAGCATGGTTCAGGCGGTTGCCAGTACGGTCGATGTCAAGGTACCAGAGGGCGCCACCGGCTCGGGCATGGCAAGTCGCGGCAACGACATGAAAGAGTCGATCGACACCCGTCCGGTCACCCGTGTTACTGGACTACCTGACACCAAAGCACCGTCCAATCCGCACAAATACCTGATCGAAACCAACCCGGCACTCACCGACATCAAGTCGTTCATGAGCTCCGATTACCTGCTCGACAAACTTGGCTTCGACCCCGACCAGAGCGCCAAGCGTCTGGGCGACGGCCTCTACGAACAACGCCTGATCCAGCAAGCCGTCACCGCTCGCACCGGCCAGGCTTTCCTCGATGGCCAGACCTCCAACGAGGGCATGTTCAAGTACCTGATGAACAACGCCATCGCCAGCAAGGACGCACTCAACCTGTCGGTCGGCGTCGGCCTTACATCGCAGGAAGTCGCGGCGCTGACCCACGACATCGTCTGGCTCGAAGAACACGAAGTGAATGGCGAGAAAGTGCTGGTGCCGGTGGTTTATCTGGCGCAAGCCAATGGCCGTCTCGGCCCGACCGGGGCGCTGATTGCCGGTAACGATGTGACGCTGATTGCGGGTGAAAACCTCGATAACGTCGGTACGTTGAAAGCGACGAATAACCTGTCCGCCACAGCCGGCAAAGACTTGGTCAACAGCGGCTCAATCGAGGCGGGTAATCATCTGGATTTGCTGGCGACCAACAACATCGTCAACAAGGCGGGCGGCATCATTACCGGCAAGGACGTCAGCCTGACCACTCGCACCGGCGATGTGATCAACGAACGGACCATCACCTCAAGGGACGACCAGTACGGGTCAGTCACCCAGCATAAGGATTACGCCGATAACGCCGCACGCATCGAAGCCGTCAACGACCTGACTGTCAAAGCGGCGAAGGACATCAACGTTATTGGCGGTGTTCTGAAAAGCGGCCAGGACATGACGTTGAATGCCGGGCGCGACGTCAATGTCGCCTCAGTACAGGTCAACGACAGCGTGTCACTCGGGTCGAGGGCAAGTGCCAGCGATGTTACCCAACTGGGTGCTGATATCGATGCCGGGCGTGATTTCAAGGCAGACGCCAAACGCGATATCCACATCATCGCCAGCGAAATCGATGCCAAGCGCGATGTATCGATGAAGGCGACCGAGAATCTGGTGATTACCTCGGCGGCGGACGAGGAACATTCGAACTCGAAAAACAAGAACGAGAAACGCCAGGAGGACCATGTCACTCAGGTCATGTCAGGCATCACCGCAGGCGGCGATGTCAGGCTGGATGCGGGCAAAGACCTGAGTGTGATTTCCAGTCGGGTGACGGCGGGGGATGAGGCGTATTTGGTGGCTGGTGACAACCTGCAGATCCTGGCGCTGCAAGACACCGATTACTCGCTTTACGACATGAAGAAGAAGGGCGGCTTCGGCAAGCTGAAAATGCAGCATGACGAGGTCACCGACAACAAGTATGTCGGCTCGGAAATCAAGGCTGGCGGCGATCTGACGCTCAAGAGCGGAGGCGATCAGCTTTATCAGGTCGCCCAGCTCGAAAGTGGCAACAACATCACACTCGATAGCGGTGGGGCGATCACGTTTGAAGCGGTAAAAGACCTTCATAACGAAAGCCATACCAAGACTGACAACAACGCCGCGTGGGTGTCCTCCAAGGGCAAGGGCAACACCGACGAAACCCTGCGTCAGACCCAAATGATTGCCAAGGGCAACATCGTCATCAAAGCCGTCGATGGCTTGAAGATCGATATCAAGGATGTGAACCAGCAGTCCGTCAGTCAGACCATCGACAGCATGGTCAAGGCTGACCCGCAGTTGGCGTGGTTGAAAGAGGCCGAGGCCCGTGGGGACGTCGACTGGCGTCTGGTTAAAGAGATTCACGAGTCGTTCAAGTACAACAACTCGGGGCTTGGTCCGGCTTCGCAGATGATTATTGCGATCGTTATGGCTGCGGTTGTTGGACCGGCAGCTTTGACGGCGATGAGTGGGATGGGCACGTTCTGGGCGGCATCTTATGCTGCTGTAGCCACCGGAGCAGCGACAAATGCCGCCACCAGTTTTATCAATAACGGTGGCAACCTTGGCGCTGTATTCAAAGATGTAACGTCTTCTGATGCGCTGGCTGGCTATGTTATTTCAGGAGTAACTGCTGGCCTGACGGCGGGCTACTTCGACAGCATTCTCAAGACCACAACAAATCCGATAACCGGCCAAGTCATGACTGACTTGAGCAGTCTGGAAGGCATCGGCCGTTTCGCCGGTAACCAGCTGCTGCAGAACACGACTTCCACTGTTTTGGGCGCGACTTTCGGTCAGCACGCGAATTTCGGTAATGCGTTGACGGGCGCTCTGTTGAGTACTCTGAACGCGGCGGCATTCAATGCTGTAGGCGATTTTGCTGCTAAACAGGGCTGGAAAGACGGCAGTCTCGAAAAAATCGCATTGCACGCGGTTGTTGGAGGGTTGCTGACTGAAGCTGCGGGTGGCGATTTCAAAACGGGTGCATTGGCGGCGGGTGCAAATGAGGCTCTGGTTACCCAGTTGGCCACGCTGGTCAAGAACGACAGCAACCTGTTGTCGATGTCCTCCCAACTGGTGGGTATCGCTGCGGCAGCCGTAAGCGACGGTAACCTTCAAGAGGGCGCGACTATTGCGAAGGACGCTACTAATTACAACTACCTTATGCACCACGAAATCGTGGAAATGTTGGATGAGCAGGCAAAATGCGCATCCGAGACGTGCAAAGCAGAAGTGCGAGAGCGTTATGCCAATCTGGATGAGCAGCGAAATGCGGAGTTGGGTAGCCTCTGTCAGAAAAACTTAAGTGCCTGCAAGCAGCTTTCGGATCAGCTCCTAGCCGATCAGCCAAAAATTCGCGAACTGGCAGAGCAGCTCAGGCTCAGTGGGGATATAGGTGCAGCTGCAAACGTAGGCTGGATCATTACGGAGAATAACCAAACTGCGCAAAACACGATCATCAGAGAGATTGTGGTTCAGCGTGATGGTGAAAGCGCCGCGTTTTGGGCAGATGCTGCAGGCGTAGCCGCAGATGTCGCGGGCGGTGGTAAACCGGGCGGTAGCAAAGGAACGACTAAGACTGGCATTGCTGATAACACCGAGTCTTCCCTCCCAAATTCACCGTCCACGAAAGGGCCGAGTGAAGATATACCTCCTGCCACGTCTGCCATTTCCCGCGTAGGTTTGAAAGAGGATCTCGCAGGACAGGCGGGCATTCCGCGGGATATGATTGGTAATCCATCCAGCGTTTGGGGACGATCGATTGACGATATTAAACAGTCACTTACAATGGACGGAGCAACCGCTACTTTGTCGACTAAGAGCAAAACGTCAGGTAATGCTCAAGTTTACGAGATCAGTGGGAGTGCAACAGGTATTAAGGAAATCCAATATAGTCCGTCTACCGTTGATAGCGTCAATAAATCAACGCACATAGGTGAGTACTATAGAATCACGTATAGTGATAATACTTCAGTTAAAGTGGTTGATCCTGATACGTATCGACCTCAGTTTAAAGGGCCGAACGAGCCGATTTATGACAAAGATACGCTTTTCATGAACCCTCAGGGGCAAGAAATGCTATTTAACCCGGCTACCAACAAGTGGGTACCAAAATGA
- a CDS encoding transposase, whose product MPRRARVLIPGVPLHLIQRGNNRSVCFFTEEDYLFYLELLVEQASKNDCDIHAWCLMTNHIHLLVSPHNANSASLLMKGVGQRYAQYINRTYSRSGCLWEGRYRSCLVENERYLLCCYRYIELNPVRAKIVNHPAEYRWSSYRVNAQSERSHIVTPHAQYLALGGLGGQPAEAYRELFKNDLESELVDQIRDATNGNNVFGGSKFAVDVEAMIGRRVQRGSPGRPKKPTI is encoded by the coding sequence ATGCCGCGTAGAGCCCGAGTTTTGATACCAGGCGTGCCACTCCACTTGATTCAGCGAGGAAACAATAGATCTGTCTGTTTTTTTACCGAGGAAGATTACCTTTTTTATTTGGAGCTTTTGGTCGAGCAGGCTTCTAAAAATGACTGTGATATTCATGCGTGGTGCTTAATGACCAATCACATTCATTTGTTAGTCAGTCCTCATAATGCCAACAGCGCAAGCCTGCTGATGAAAGGTGTCGGTCAGAGATACGCTCAATATATAAATCGTACGTATAGTCGCAGCGGGTGTTTGTGGGAAGGCCGGTATCGTTCATGCCTTGTTGAGAATGAACGATATTTGTTGTGTTGTTATCGATACATCGAATTGAATCCCGTGAGAGCTAAAATAGTAAATCATCCGGCAGAATATCGCTGGTCAAGTTACCGTGTTAACGCACAATCAGAGCGATCACACATTGTTACCCCTCATGCTCAGTATTTGGCGCTTGGAGGGCTGGGCGGGCAACCGGCAGAAGCTTACCGCGAACTGTTCAAAAATGACTTAGAGTCGGAATTGGTTGACCAGATTCGTGACGCGACCAATGGAAATAATGTTTTTGGCGGTTCAAAGTTTGCTGTTGATGTCGAGGCAATGATCGGTCGTCGTGTGCAGCGAGGGAGCCCGGGACGGCCCAAAAAGCCGACGATTTAG
- a CDS encoding LLM class flavin-dependent oxidoreductase → MKFSLFVHMERWDESVSHRQLFEDLTELTLMAEAGGFSTVWIGEHHAMEYTISPSPMPLLAYLAAKTTTIHLGAGTIIAPFWHPLRVAGECALLDVISNGRMEVGLARGAYQVEFDRMVGGMPASSGGQALREMVPVVRALWQGDYAHDGDIWKFPTSTSVPKPIQKPNPPMWIAARDPDSHNFAVANGCNVMVTPLMKGDEEVLDLKNKFQTALDNNPDVPRPQLMVLRHTHVHTADEPDGWKVGAKAISRFYRTFDAWFGNKQTPVNGFLAPSPEEKFAGRPEFELESLHKTAMIGTPEEIIPRIKYYQELGVDEFSFWCDNSLPHAEKKKSLELFIKHVVPAFR, encoded by the coding sequence ATGAAATTTTCCCTGTTCGTACACATGGAACGCTGGGACGAAAGCGTCAGCCACCGCCAACTGTTCGAAGACCTGACCGAACTGACCCTGATGGCCGAGGCCGGCGGTTTCAGCACCGTGTGGATCGGCGAACACCACGCCATGGAATACACCATCTCCCCAAGCCCGATGCCGCTGCTGGCCTACCTCGCAGCGAAAACCACGACCATCCACCTCGGCGCCGGCACCATCATCGCGCCGTTCTGGCACCCACTGCGCGTCGCCGGTGAATGCGCCCTGCTCGACGTGATCAGCAACGGCCGCATGGAAGTCGGCCTCGCACGCGGCGCCTATCAAGTCGAATTCGACCGCATGGTCGGCGGCATGCCCGCCTCCAGCGGTGGCCAGGCCCTGCGCGAAATGGTCCCGGTGGTCCGCGCCCTGTGGCAAGGCGACTACGCCCACGACGGCGACATCTGGAAATTCCCCACCTCCACCAGCGTGCCGAAGCCGATCCAGAAACCAAATCCGCCAATGTGGATCGCCGCCCGCGACCCCGACTCGCACAACTTCGCCGTGGCCAACGGCTGCAACGTCATGGTCACGCCTTTGATGAAAGGCGACGAAGAAGTCCTCGACCTGAAGAACAAATTCCAGACCGCGCTGGACAACAACCCTGACGTGCCGCGCCCACAACTGATGGTGCTGCGCCATACCCACGTGCACACCGCCGACGAACCGGACGGCTGGAAAGTCGGCGCAAAAGCCATCTCACGTTTCTACCGCACCTTCGACGCGTGGTTCGGCAACAAGCAAACCCCGGTCAACGGCTTCCTCGCCCCGAGCCCCGAGGAGAAATTTGCCGGGCGTCCGGAGTTTGAACTGGAAAGCCTGCACAAGACCGCGATGATCGGCACCCCGGAAGAGATCATTCCGCGGATCAAGTACTACCAGGAACTGGGCGTGGATGAGTTCAGTTTCTGGTGTGACAACAGCTTGCCGCATGCGGAGAAGAAGAAGTCGCTGGAGCTGTTCATCAAGCATGTGGTGCCGGCGTTTCGCTGA
- a CDS encoding flavin reductase family protein yields the protein MIDAAIYKQVMGSFPSGVTVITTLDDDGQIVGLTASAFSSLSMDPALVLFCPNYSSDSYPVLIKNKRFAIHLLSSVQQSEAYAFARKGKDKAQGIEWTLSALGNPILANATAVIECELWREYEGGDHAIMVGAVKNLIVPEQVAGPLVYCHGKMGALPVVA from the coding sequence ATGATCGATGCTGCCATTTACAAACAAGTCATGGGCTCGTTCCCGTCCGGCGTCACCGTCATCACTACCCTGGACGACGACGGCCAGATCGTCGGCCTGACCGCCAGCGCCTTCAGCTCGCTGTCGATGGACCCGGCGCTGGTGCTGTTCTGCCCCAACTACAGCTCCGATTCCTATCCAGTGCTGATCAAGAACAAACGCTTTGCGATTCACCTGTTGTCCAGCGTGCAGCAAAGCGAGGCCTATGCCTTCGCCCGCAAAGGCAAGGACAAGGCGCAGGGCATCGAGTGGACATTGAGCGCACTGGGCAACCCGATCCTCGCCAATGCCACGGCGGTGATCGAGTGCGAGTTGTGGCGTGAATATGAAGGTGGCGACCACGCGATCATGGTCGGCGCGGTGAAGAACCTGATCGTCCCTGAGCAAGTCGCCGGGCCGCTGGTGTACTGCCACGGCAAGATGGGTGCGTTGCCGGTTGTGGCGTGA
- a CDS encoding purine-cytosine permease family protein: MSQMSRQDPLIENHTVDYVPLAERHGKARDLFTLWFSTNIAPLPIVTGAMVVQVFHLNLWWGLLAIALGHMIGGVVIALASAQGPRMGIPQMVQSRGQFGRYGALLIVFFAALIYIGFFISNIVLAGKSIVGIAPSVPAPLSILIGALAATAIGVIGYNFIHTLNRIGTWVMGGALLAGFIYIFAHDLPADFLTRGSFNLSGWLATVSLGIIWQISFSPYVSDYSRYLPADIGIAKPFWATYLGATLGTILSFSFGAVAVLATPEGTEAMAAVKQSTGWLGPILMVLFLLNIISHNALNLYGAVLSIITSIQTFASQWTPGIKVRVVLSSVILGGCCVVALGASADFISQFIGLILALLLVLVPWASINLIDFYLIKRGNYDITSIFRADGGIYGRFNLHAIIAYFIGIIVQLPFANTSLYVGPYANLVEGADLSWLVGLVVTVPLYYCLATRGQAQRSRAAKLSYRS; the protein is encoded by the coding sequence ATGTCCCAGATGTCCCGGCAAGATCCGTTGATCGAGAATCATACGGTCGATTACGTCCCACTCGCGGAACGCCACGGGAAGGCCCGCGACCTGTTCACTCTGTGGTTCAGCACCAACATCGCGCCACTGCCCATCGTCACCGGCGCCATGGTGGTTCAGGTGTTCCATCTCAATCTGTGGTGGGGGCTGCTGGCGATTGCGCTGGGGCACATGATCGGCGGCGTGGTGATTGCACTGGCGTCGGCCCAGGGCCCGCGCATGGGCATTCCGCAAATGGTCCAGAGTCGCGGCCAGTTCGGCCGATATGGCGCACTGCTGATCGTGTTCTTTGCGGCTCTCATCTATATCGGTTTCTTCATTTCCAACATCGTGCTGGCCGGCAAATCCATCGTCGGTATTGCGCCGTCGGTGCCGGCCCCGCTGAGCATTCTGATCGGCGCGCTGGCCGCTACCGCGATCGGAGTGATCGGCTACAACTTCATCCACACGCTCAATCGCATTGGCACTTGGGTGATGGGCGGCGCGTTGCTCGCAGGGTTTATCTACATCTTCGCCCATGACTTGCCGGCGGACTTCCTGACGCGCGGCAGTTTCAACCTCTCGGGCTGGCTGGCGACGGTATCGCTGGGCATCATCTGGCAGATCAGTTTCTCGCCGTACGTCTCCGACTACTCGCGTTATCTGCCGGCGGACATCGGCATTGCCAAGCCATTTTGGGCGACGTATCTGGGCGCGACGCTGGGCACGATTCTGTCGTTCAGTTTTGGCGCGGTTGCGGTGCTGGCGACGCCGGAAGGCACTGAGGCGATGGCGGCGGTCAAGCAGTCCACCGGCTGGCTGGGGCCGATTCTGATGGTGCTGTTTCTGCTCAATATCATCAGCCACAACGCGCTCAACTTGTATGGCGCGGTGCTGTCGATCATTACCTCGATCCAGACCTTCGCCAGCCAGTGGACGCCGGGCATCAAGGTGCGCGTGGTGCTGTCGAGCGTGATCCTCGGCGGATGCTGCGTGGTCGCCCTCGGCGCTTCGGCGGATTTCATTTCCCAGTTCATCGGGCTGATTCTGGCGCTGTTGCTGGTGCTGGTGCCGTGGGCGTCGATCAACCTGATCGACTTCTACCTGATCAAGCGCGGCAACTACGACATCACCTCGATCTTCCGCGCCGACGGCGGGATCTACGGGCGTTTCAACCTGCACGCGATCATTGCCTACTTCATCGGCATCATCGTGCAGCTGCCGTTCGCCAACACCTCGCTGTACGTCGGGCCGTACGCCAATCTGGTCGAAGGTGCGGATCTGTCGTGGCTGGTTGGCCTGGTGGTCACCGTGCCGCTCTATTACTGCCTCGCGACCCGTGGTCAGGCGCAGCGGAGCAGGGCGGCAAAACTGAGCTATCGCTCGTAA
- a CDS encoding polyamine ABC transporter substrate-binding protein, which yields MVTIKRILGATVCGLTLLASAVQAEQRELRVYNWADYILPSVPKDFAEQSKIKVTWDTFDTNESLEAKLLTGNSGYDLVVPSNQFIETQIKAGVFQKLDKSKLPNWQHQDPALLKLLEANDPGNQYGVPYMYGTVLIGFNPAKVKAALGENAPVDSWDLVFKPENMEKLKACGVAMLDSPSEILPLALHYLGLDPNSQNPADYEKAKALMMKIRPYVTYFNSAKYMTDIANGDICVAIGYSGSFYQFGNRAKEAGNGVVVDWRLPKEGAPIWFDTFAIPKSAKNVAEAHEFLNHLLDPKVIAPISDFLGYPNANKDSMPLVNKEITDNPNLTPTREALKTLYVVQPLPQKMERVRTRVWTSIKSDK from the coding sequence ATGGTCACGATCAAACGCATTCTGGGCGCCACCGTGTGTGGCCTGACGCTGCTGGCCAGCGCCGTCCAGGCCGAGCAGCGCGAACTGCGGGTGTACAACTGGGCGGATTACATCCTGCCGTCAGTGCCCAAGGACTTCGCCGAGCAAAGCAAGATCAAAGTGACCTGGGACACCTTCGACACCAACGAATCACTGGAAGCCAAACTCCTCACCGGCAACTCCGGCTACGACCTGGTAGTGCCGTCCAATCAGTTCATCGAAACCCAGATCAAGGCGGGCGTGTTTCAGAAACTCGACAAGTCGAAACTGCCGAACTGGCAGCATCAGGATCCGGCCCTGCTCAAGTTGCTCGAGGCCAACGACCCCGGCAACCAGTACGGTGTGCCCTACATGTACGGCACCGTGCTGATCGGCTTCAACCCGGCCAAGGTCAAGGCTGCCCTTGGCGAGAATGCGCCGGTGGACAGTTGGGATCTGGTGTTCAAGCCCGAGAACATGGAAAAGCTCAAGGCGTGCGGCGTGGCGATGCTCGATTCGCCGTCGGAAATCCTGCCGCTGGCCCTGCATTACCTCGGCCTCGATCCGAACAGCCAGAACCCGGCGGACTATGAAAAGGCCAAGGCCTTGATGATGAAGATTCGCCCCTACGTGACCTACTTCAACTCGGCCAAGTACATGACCGACATCGCCAACGGCGACATCTGCGTGGCGATCGGTTATTCCGGCAGCTTCTACCAGTTCGGCAATCGCGCCAAAGAGGCGGGCAACGGCGTGGTGGTCGACTGGCGCTTGCCGAAGGAGGGCGCGCCGATCTGGTTCGACACGTTCGCCATTCCGAAGAGCGCGAAGAACGTCGCCGAGGCTCACGAATTCCTCAACCACTTGCTCGATCCGAAAGTGATCGCACCGATCAGCGACTTCCTCGGCTACCCGAATGCCAACAAGGACTCGATGCCGCTGGTCAACAAGGAGATCACCGACAACCCCAACCTGACCCCGACCCGCGAAGCGCTGAAAACCCTGTATGTGGTCCAGCCGTTGCCGCAGAAAATGGAGCGGGTGCGCACGCGGGTGTGGACCAGTATCAAATCCGATAAATAA